GGTTGTCGTCGTCCGAGTCGCTTTCGGAGATGCGATGCCAGGCCCGCGCCAGCAGGGCGAAGTTGCCGTTCTCGACGCCGACTTCGGCGAACAAGCGATCCCAGCTGCGTGACAGAAGCTGCGTGCGGCCATTGGACTGGTGGTTGTAGCCGATATTGAGCACCCCCCAGTCGAACGAGCCGAACTGCAGGTCCGGATCGTAGCTGGCGAACAGTTCCGGCATGTAGTTGGTCTCGCGGAACGGGCGCGAGAGGTCACCGTTGTAGACCTGCCAATGGCTCTGCTGCGTGTACGCCGCCCAGACCCCCAGGCGCCGGTCATCGGTGACCCACAATCGGGACCGGAAGCTCAACTGGAACTTGGCCTCGAGGCTGTCCACTTCGGCGCCCTCGGGCGCCAGGTCGAGACCCGGCCGGTAGGGTTCCTCGTTGGGGTCGTTCGAATAGCGGGCTGGCAGGAGGTAGTTGGTGTAGTGATACCGCAGCAGGTACCGCCCGGAATCCGGCGCGAAGCCCCAGGCGTCCTCGAGCAGCGATCTGCGCGGCGCGGCGACAACCGGCGTTGTCGTTTCCGGTGCAGCCGCTTCTGGCGCAGCGGCCGCCGGTCGGCGCCCATGCGCCCGGTCGTAGCATGCGAGGCGCTCGCCATCGGCTGGAATCGCGACGCAATCCGACGTGTCGACCGCCGCGGCCGGCGTGGCCATGAGCCCGGCCAGCAACAGCCCCGTCCACAGCGCACCCAGCCGCACCATTCGAACGTTGCTGCTCATCGTGTACTGCCTCTTGCCGGATCGCAGCCGCAAACGCAATCGCCGACCCGTCGGAGGCGGCGGCAACGCGCCGATGATGCCAGCATCCTGCGCCGAAAAGAATCGCGGCTTGTCCGCTGCGTTATGCCCGTGCACAATTCGTGCGGTCCTGGCTTGCATCGCGACGGAGTCCCAATCATGCCTATCGTGCGCCGAGTCCCGCCGCGCAACCCGTCGGCGATTGGTCTCTTCCTGGTCGTGGCGACGCTGCTGTTGTCGGCCTGCGCGAGCGGCCCGCAGGTCCGGGCCAGTGCTGCGCCCGAGGTCGATTTCAGTGCGTTCCACACTTTTGCGTTCCTGGAGCCCCTCAGCACGGACCGCGCGGGCTTCCATACGCTGGTGTCGCAGCAACTCGCATTTTCCACGCAGCGCGAGCTGGAAGTCCGCGGCCTGCAGTTCGTCGCCGATCCCGCCAGGGCGGACCTGCTGATCAACTTCTACGTCGATGCGGTGGACCGGTTCCGGGTCCGCAGCACCACGAACCGGTGGAACGGGCCGACTTACTGGAATCACCGGACAGGCTTCTACGACCCGTGGCGCGGCCATCGCAACTGGCCGCAGCACTCCACGCTCACCGTCGATGAGTTCACCGAGGGCCTGCTGAACGTGGACGTGATCGATGCACGGCGGAACATGCTCGTGTGGGAGGGCCTGGCCACCAAGCGGCTGACGCAGCGCACGCTCAACGATTTCGGTCCCGCGCTCGACAACGCAGTCCACCATATCTTCCGCGAGTTCCCGCTCGAACCGCAGATCTGAGCGCGCCAGGCTCGGACACCACACGGGGCGGCCCGCGTCATGGTCATTTCCCGGACGAGCGCCTGGCTGCTGGTGGCGTTCACGCTGGCCAGTGTCCTGGCCGCACTGCTGTTGCCCGCGGTGCCACAGCCGCTCGACTACCACGCGTTCGCGGATCACCGGACGCTGTTCGGCGTGGTCAATTTCCTCGACGTGGCCTCGAACGCCGCGTTCCTGCTCACGGGAGCCACGGGCCTGCTGATCACCTGGCTGCGTCGCGCGCAGTTCGGGCAACCCGCCGAACGGCTGCCGTACACGCTCTTTTTCGTGGGCGTGACCCTGACCGCATTCGGCTCGGCCTACTATCACCTGGCGCCGGACAACGAGCGGCTGTTCTGGGACCGGTTGCCCATGGCGATCGCGTTCATGTCGCTGATCGCGGCGCAGATCAGCGATCGGATCAGTGTGCGGGCGGGACTCGCGTCGCTCGCGCCGCTGCTGGCTGTCGGCGTGGCATCGGTCTT
This genomic interval from Gammaproteobacteria bacterium contains the following:
- a CDS encoding phospholipase A, whose product is MSSNVRMVRLGALWTGLLLAGLMATPAAAVDTSDCVAIPADGERLACYDRAHGRRPAAAAPEAAAPETTTPVVAAPRRSLLEDAWGFAPDSGRYLLRYHYTNYLLPARYSNDPNEEPYRPGLDLAPEGAEVDSLEAKFQLSFRSRLWVTDDRRLGVWAAYTQQSHWQVYNGDLSRPFRETNYMPELFASYDPDLQFGSFDWGVLNIGYNHQSNGRTQLLSRSWDRLFAEVGVENGNFALLARAWHRISESDSDDDNPDITDYLGYGQLTALYRWRDHSFTLTGRGNWNTNKGSIEATYLSSPLIGPLRGYLLLFSGYGESMIDYNWNQTVIGAGIAINSQL
- a CDS encoding DUF4136 domain-containing protein, translating into MPIVRRVPPRNPSAIGLFLVVATLLLSACASGPQVRASAAPEVDFSAFHTFAFLEPLSTDRAGFHTLVSQQLAFSTQRELEVRGLQFVADPARADLLINFYVDAVDRFRVRSTTNRWNGPTYWNHRTGFYDPWRGHRNWPQHSTLTVDEFTEGLLNVDVIDARRNMLVWEGLATKRLTQRTLNDFGPALDNAVHHIFREFPLEPQI
- a CDS encoding alkaline phytoceramidase gives rise to the protein MVISRTSAWLLVAFTLASVLAALLLPAVPQPLDYHAFADHRTLFGVVNFLDVASNAAFLLTGATGLLITWLRRAQFGQPAERLPYTLFFVGVTLTAFGSAYYHLAPDNERLFWDRLPMAIAFMSLIAAQISDRISVRAGLASLAPLLAVGVASVFYWIHTERAHEGNVVPYAILQTYAVAVLLLMSLVQPSRYTRGGDIYWVVAGYAAAKVLELLDRQVLAFGHLISGHTLKHLAAAIAGMVVCRMLWLRRRIAG